TGGACGTCATTCACACCCGTGCGTGAGAAAAGCGATGCCGCGCGCACGGTCTTCTGGAGCTCGCCGCGCGGGAGCACCACCCGCGTCGTATGGGTCTGCGGGATGATCTGGCGGTAGTCCGGGTACATCCCATCCACAAGCCGCGAGGTGATGGAGAGTGACCCCGCGGTGACGAGGAGCTGGCTTGGCGTGTACGCGATTGCCACCTCGGCGAAATCCTCCTCACCTCCCGCAAATGTCCCGAGGACGCGAATGATCTCCTGGACCGTCCGCGCGGGGACGATCACCTGCGTGCCGCTCTGCGCGCTGCTCCGCAGGAGCGGCACCTGCGCCTCTGCGAGCCGGTAGCTATCCGTCGCCGCCACGGTCATCGCACCATCCCGAAACGCGAGGAGCGCCCCGCAGAGCTCCGGACGCGCGCTGCCTGAGGCGACCGCGAACGTGATGCGTGCAAGCGCGTCGCGGAGCGTCGTGGTGCCCACAACAACCTCCTGCTCGCGCTGCACCGTCGGGATGAGCGGGAATTCTGTCGCATCCATCCCGCGCACCTTCGTGGTATTCCCACGGCACACGAGTTTGAGTTCCGCGTTCTTCAGGAGCGCGACGTCAATACGATCTGCGGGGAAGAGCTGCACGACATCCGTGAGGAGCTTTGCATTCACCGATGTCGCCCCCTCCTCCTCCACCTTCCCGCGCAGCTGTGCGACCATGGCGAGCTCGAGGTTGGTCACCGCAAGGGTGAGCATCTTCCCTTCGGCCGTCACACAGACGTTCGAGAGAATGGGGAGCGATCCCTGCCGTGAGGCGATGGCACCAATCCTATTGAGGGCGTTCTTGAGATTTTCCTGCGTACAAGAGAAGCGCATGCACTGGCTGTATTCTTTTTCTTAAAAGTTACCTAAAGGTAAAGATAGTAATAAGGAAGTGAGTGGACAGTGTTCGTGGTGTGTGGATACCACGCCTCAGTTTCGCTCTACTGTGATGAATCCACCGCGTGTGCGATACGCATGAGCGTGTGCGTGCGCTGCAATCCTCGTGGGATGGTTTGTGTACCACGATTGAACACCTTTTGTGTTCGTGTGGATACCTCACCACCTCATCTCCACCCCATCCTCCTCTTGCGCCACAGGCCGTACCGATGGTGAGGAACTGTGGACGGCCTCCCTAGACGTAGAGGCGCTGGCGAATGAGCTGGACGTCCTGGCGCATCTTCTCGTTATTCTCGATCTCCCTCGAGATCTTGTCGTACGCGTGCATGGCTGTCGTGTGATCGCGGCCGCCGATCTCATTGCCGATTGCGGGGTAGCTCGACTTAATCTCCTCGCGCATAAGGTACATGACGATCTGTCGCGGGTTGACGAGCTCCTTCTTGCGGCTCTTTCCGATGATGTCCACAATGGCGATGTCGAAGAACGTGGAGACCGTTTGGATGAGCTGCTTCGGCGTGATGGCGGTCTTGCGGGGGAGGGTGGAGAGCTGGGTGATGATCTGG
This genomic window from bacterium contains:
- the dnaN gene encoding DNA polymerase III subunit beta, coding for MRFSCTQENLKNALNRIGAIASRQGSLPILSNVCVTAEGKMLTLAVTNLELAMVAQLRGKVEEEGATSVNAKLLTDVVQLFPADRIDVALLKNAELKLVCRGNTTKVRGMDATEFPLIPTVQREQEVVVGTTTLRDALARITFAVASGSARPELCGALLAFRDGAMTVAATDSYRLAEAQVPLLRSSAQSGTQVIVPARTVQEIIRVLGTFAGGEEDFAEVAIAYTPSQLLVTAGSLSITSRLVDGMYPDYRQIIPQTHTTRVVLPRGELQKTVRAASLFSRTGVNDVHLRVVTSGGQCIVRSESAQLGEHQATIDASEVSGDEVTTILNARYLLDGLSAIATDMVAIELTGAVAPVTLRQTDEEGKKNYLYIIMPIKQ